One Corynebacterium yudongzhengii DNA window includes the following coding sequences:
- the miaA gene encoding tRNA (adenosine(37)-N6)-dimethylallyltransferase MiaA yields the protein MIRPLAIVGPTASGKSALSLDVAEELGGEIVNVDSMQLYRGMDIGTAKVPVAERRGIPHHLFDIWSVTDNASVADYQARAVAVVEEIIARGRTPVMVGGSMLYYQSLIDDWRFPPTDPAVRARYEERLREVGIERLHAELAEIDPEAAGIIEDRDPRRTVRALEVIELTGKPFRASQPPKNARPRWDSVIVGLRTTPEWLNPRIEARTQQMFDAGFVDEVRHLVDSEGLIAESTAGRAIGYAQVLDYFAGRMSLAEAQERTTTGTRRYVRRQRSWFKRDQRIHWLEAHTADARQALEFLA from the coding sequence GTGATCCGCCCGCTGGCGATTGTCGGGCCGACCGCCTCGGGGAAATCCGCGCTCTCGCTCGATGTGGCCGAAGAACTAGGTGGCGAGATCGTCAACGTCGATTCCATGCAGCTCTACCGGGGCATGGATATTGGTACGGCGAAGGTCCCCGTCGCCGAGCGTCGCGGCATCCCGCATCACCTCTTCGATATCTGGTCGGTCACCGACAACGCCTCGGTCGCGGACTACCAGGCGCGTGCCGTCGCGGTCGTCGAGGAGATCATTGCGCGCGGGCGCACGCCGGTCATGGTCGGCGGGTCGATGCTGTACTACCAGTCGCTCATCGACGACTGGCGCTTCCCGCCCACCGACCCGGCGGTCCGGGCGCGCTACGAGGAGCGCCTTAGAGAGGTCGGGATCGAGCGCCTGCACGCCGAGCTCGCCGAGATCGACCCCGAGGCCGCCGGCATCATCGAAGACCGCGACCCGCGGCGCACCGTGCGCGCCCTCGAGGTCATCGAGCTCACAGGCAAGCCTTTTCGGGCCTCGCAGCCGCCGAAAAACGCCCGTCCGCGCTGGGATAGCGTGATCGTCGGCCTGCGCACCACCCCTGAGTGGCTCAACCCGCGTATCGAGGCGCGCACCCAGCAGATGTTCGATGCCGGTTTCGTCGACGAGGTTCGCCACCTCGTTGATTCTGAAGGTTTGATCGCCGAGTCCACCGCCGGCCGGGCGATCGGGTATGCGCAGGTGCTCGACTATTTCGCCGGCCGGATGAGCCTGGCAGAGGCCCAGGAGCGCACCACGACGGGCACGCGGCGCTACGTGCGCCGGCAGCGCTCCTGGTTCAAAAGAGATCAAAGGATCCACTGGTTGGAAGCGCACACGGCTGATGCCCGCCAGGCGTTAGAATTTCTCGCGTGA
- a CDS encoding PTS fructose transporter subunit IIABC: MSDKILTEDLVVLDADLGHTTDEVISSLAQVVADAGRSDDPEALAAAAQAREASAGTGVPGKVAIPHCRSAAVDKPTLAFARLSRGVDFSGPDGDAELVFLIAAPEGGGKAHLKILSKLARALVKGDFLEKLRAASTPGAIVAAVDEVLGATKATKATAAQPAVSAPEKKTVVAVTACATGIAHTYMSADALTQEADKREDIDFFVEPQGSSGGEPLAKEVIERADAVIFAVDVAVRNKERFVGKPVVQAPVNRGINAPGALLDEALAAADNPDAPRVTVSRTEQAESGGGAQHESWPKRIQQAVMTGVSYMIPFVAAGGLLQAFGFLVGGYEVADEWEQAATSFSLDNFPLHLGAVLFATGQLAMQFIVPALSGYIAFSLAGRPGIAPGFVGGAVAVFVGAGFIGGLVTGIIAGLVAYWIGNWRVPRIVGSLMPVVIIPLLTSLIVGLVMFLLLGRPLEALMTGLTDWLNSMTGTSAVLLGIIVGLMMCFDLGGPVNKAAYLFATAGLSTGDEASMMIMAAVMAAGMVPPIALSLATFVRRHLFTPAEQENGKSAWLLGLSFISEGAIPFAAADPFRVIPSMMAGGAVTGALSMALEVGSRAPHGGVFVLFAINPWWGFLLAVAAGAVVSAVVVVLLKQFWPQKVETPAEALDSDAAPAHA; this comes from the coding sequence ATGTCTGACAAGATTCTCACCGAGGACCTCGTCGTCCTCGACGCTGATTTAGGGCACACAACCGACGAGGTCATCTCGTCGCTCGCCCAGGTGGTCGCCGACGCCGGCCGCTCTGACGACCCCGAGGCGCTCGCCGCGGCCGCCCAGGCCCGCGAGGCCTCCGCCGGCACGGGGGTGCCGGGGAAAGTCGCGATCCCGCATTGTCGGAGCGCGGCCGTCGATAAGCCCACACTGGCGTTCGCACGCCTCAGCCGCGGCGTCGATTTCTCCGGCCCCGATGGCGACGCCGAGCTGGTCTTTCTCATCGCTGCCCCGGAAGGTGGCGGCAAGGCCCACCTCAAGATCCTCTCGAAGCTGGCACGGGCGCTGGTCAAGGGGGATTTCCTCGAGAAGCTGCGGGCGGCGAGTACCCCGGGTGCTATCGTCGCCGCCGTCGACGAGGTGCTCGGCGCCACGAAGGCCACCAAGGCCACAGCCGCTCAGCCCGCCGTGAGCGCGCCGGAGAAGAAGACCGTCGTCGCCGTCACCGCGTGTGCGACGGGTATCGCGCACACCTACATGTCGGCCGACGCGCTGACGCAGGAGGCCGACAAGCGCGAGGACATCGACTTCTTCGTCGAGCCGCAGGGCTCCTCGGGCGGCGAGCCGCTGGCTAAGGAGGTCATCGAGCGCGCCGACGCCGTGATCTTCGCCGTGGATGTGGCGGTGCGGAACAAGGAGCGTTTCGTCGGCAAGCCGGTGGTGCAAGCCCCCGTCAATCGCGGCATCAACGCGCCCGGCGCACTTCTCGACGAAGCCCTCGCCGCCGCCGACAACCCGGACGCCCCGCGGGTGACCGTAAGCCGCACCGAGCAGGCGGAATCGGGTGGCGGGGCGCAGCACGAGAGCTGGCCGAAGCGCATCCAGCAGGCCGTGATGACGGGTGTGTCCTACATGATCCCGTTCGTCGCCGCCGGTGGCCTGCTGCAGGCGTTCGGCTTTTTGGTCGGCGGCTACGAGGTGGCCGACGAGTGGGAGCAGGCCGCGACGTCGTTCTCCCTAGATAACTTCCCGCTGCATCTCGGCGCGGTGTTGTTCGCGACCGGCCAGCTGGCCATGCAGTTCATCGTGCCGGCGCTCTCGGGTTATATCGCGTTCTCCCTGGCGGGCAGACCCGGCATCGCGCCGGGCTTCGTCGGTGGCGCGGTGGCCGTGTTCGTCGGCGCCGGGTTCATCGGTGGCCTGGTCACCGGCATCATCGCCGGGTTGGTGGCCTACTGGATCGGCAACTGGCGCGTCCCCCGGATCGTGGGCTCGCTCATGCCGGTGGTCATCATCCCGTTGCTGACCTCCCTGATCGTGGGCCTAGTCATGTTTTTGTTGCTGGGCCGCCCGCTCGAGGCACTTATGACCGGGCTCACCGACTGGTTGAACTCCATGACGGGCACCTCCGCGGTGCTTCTGGGCATCATCGTGGGGTTGATGATGTGCTTCGACCTCGGCGGGCCGGTCAACAAGGCCGCCTACCTCTTCGCCACCGCCGGCCTGTCCACCGGCGACGAGGCCTCCATGATGATCATGGCCGCGGTGATGGCCGCCGGCATGGTGCCGCCGATCGCGCTGTCGCTGGCGACCTTTGTGCGCCGGCACCTGTTTACCCCGGCGGAGCAGGAAAACGGCAAGTCAGCGTGGCTGCTGGGCCTCTCGTTCATCTCCGAAGGCGCGATTCCTTTCGCCGCGGCCGATCCCTTCCGCGTCATCCCGTCGATGATGGCCGGGGGCGCAGTCACCGGCGCGCTGTCCATGGCCCTCGAGGTGGGCTCGCGCGCCCCGCACGGCGGTGTGTTCGTGCTCTTCGCCATCAACCCCTGGTGGGGCTTCCTGCTGGCAGTCGCCGCGGGCGCGGTGGTCTCCGCCGTCGTGGTGGTTCTGCTCAAGCAGTTCTGGCCGCAGAAGGTGGAAACGCCGGCGGAGGCACTCGATAGTGACGCCGCCCCGGCGCATGCTTAG
- a CDS encoding HPr family phosphocarrier protein, which translates to MASKTVKVGSSVGLHARPASVVAEAAAEYDEDIILTVAGDDDETDAASSLMIMAMGAEQGDEVTVTSDNAEAVEKIAGLIESDLDA; encoded by the coding sequence ATGGCTTCCAAGACCGTCAAGGTTGGTTCGTCCGTCGGACTGCACGCCCGCCCGGCCTCTGTTGTCGCCGAGGCTGCCGCCGAGTACGACGAGGACATCATCCTCACCGTCGCCGGTGATGACGACGAGACCGACGCCGCCTCCTCGCTCATGATCATGGCGATGGGTGCCGAGCAGGGCGACGAGGTCACCGTCACCAGTGATAACGCCGAGGCCGTCGAGAAGATCGCCGGGCTTATCGAGTCTGATCTGGACGCTTAA
- a CDS encoding 1-phosphofructokinase family hexose kinase produces the protein MILTLTPNPSIDVTLDMSTTLVPGEVHRAEAVSRTAGGKGINVAHALHLTGRKTTALFPAAIDDPFLTLTAETGLHHDVVTTTDRVRTNFTVTEAGGRTTKINGPGAHLSTQEFQALMDLTTQHADKADMVVLAGSLPPGVPADFYVDLLKTLREQNPELPVAIDTSDEPIRVLAKNLAESAPTVIKPNGYELGQLLGIDGAELERSADAGDYTPVAQAARELVARGIDDVVVTLGAAGAVLATAAGIWQASAPATTVRSTVGAGDASLAGYLMGRADGDQPPERLRRAVAYGTAAAGLPGTTTPRPSDVDLISPKVTELICLTRFSPRTSSSSTLI, from the coding sequence GTGATTCTCACACTGACCCCCAACCCCAGCATCGACGTGACGCTGGACATGTCGACCACACTCGTCCCCGGCGAGGTCCACCGCGCCGAGGCCGTCAGCCGCACCGCCGGCGGCAAAGGCATCAACGTCGCCCACGCCCTCCACCTCACCGGGCGTAAAACCACAGCACTGTTTCCCGCGGCGATCGACGATCCCTTCCTCACCCTTACCGCCGAGACCGGGCTGCACCACGACGTGGTCACCACCACCGATCGGGTGCGCACCAACTTCACCGTCACGGAGGCCGGCGGGCGCACCACCAAGATCAACGGGCCCGGCGCGCACTTAAGCACGCAGGAGTTCCAGGCACTCATGGATCTCACCACCCAGCACGCCGACAAGGCAGACATGGTGGTGCTCGCCGGTTCCCTCCCGCCGGGCGTGCCTGCGGATTTCTACGTCGACCTGCTGAAGACCTTGCGTGAGCAAAACCCCGAGCTGCCGGTGGCTATCGACACCTCGGATGAGCCGATCCGCGTACTCGCTAAGAACCTCGCCGAGTCCGCGCCCACGGTGATCAAGCCGAACGGCTACGAGCTCGGCCAGCTACTCGGCATCGACGGCGCCGAGCTGGAGCGCTCCGCGGACGCCGGCGACTACACCCCCGTGGCCCAGGCCGCCCGCGAGCTGGTGGCCCGGGGTATCGACGACGTCGTGGTCACCCTCGGCGCGGCAGGCGCGGTGCTGGCCACCGCCGCGGGTATCTGGCAGGCGTCTGCCCCGGCGACCACGGTGCGCTCGACGGTCGGCGCGGGTGACGCTTCGCTCGCCGGCTACCTCATGGGGCGTGCCGACGGCGACCAGCCCCCCGAGCGCCTGCGCCGCGCCGTCGCGTACGGCACCGCCGCGGCCGGACTGCCCGGCACCACGACTCCCCGACCGAGTGACGTAGACCTGATTTCTCCGAAAGTAACGGAACTGATATGTCTGACAAGATTCTCACCGAGGACCTCGTCGTCCTCGACGCTGATTTAG
- a CDS encoding DUF349 domain-containing protein, translated as MRTIALTDPHTPSPRPKPGPKPGPKPTPGRPARPTPSPVPVGSPISNDPAKFGRIADDGTVYVTTGDGERAIGSWQAGSHAEGLAHFGARFDDLATEVELLEARVKAHPEDAAAITKQAEQLRASLDEAAVIGDLAALDRRLGQVIEHAARAGEKENENRQRRRAEAIERKEALASEAEDIAENSTEWKAAGDRIRAILDEWKAIKGIDRATDDALWKRYSRARDSFNRRRGAHFAELDRNRASAKAKKEELIERAEALQNSTEWKETARKYRDLMSEWKAAGRAQRDQDDKLWDRFRAAQDHFFNARDAVNAERDRAYEANAEAKDALIAEYSPLIEPDKGIDQAKAKLRELQDKWDEIGYVPRSRIREYEEKIAAVEKRVADAEDARWRRTDPEAEARAAQFEKKVADFEAQAEQAAQKGNEKKAAELKAQAEQWRQFAQTARQAIAGE; from the coding sequence ATGAGGACGATTGCTTTGACCGATCCGCACACTCCCTCCCCGCGACCGAAGCCGGGCCCGAAGCCGGGTCCCAAACCCACCCCCGGGCGCCCCGCACGGCCCACGCCGTCGCCGGTGCCCGTCGGCTCCCCGATCAGCAATGACCCCGCGAAGTTCGGGCGTATCGCCGACGACGGCACCGTCTACGTCACCACCGGCGACGGTGAGCGCGCGATCGGCTCCTGGCAGGCCGGCAGCCACGCCGAGGGGCTTGCCCACTTCGGCGCGCGTTTCGACGACCTCGCCACCGAAGTCGAGCTCCTAGAGGCCCGCGTGAAGGCGCACCCGGAGGACGCGGCCGCGATCACGAAGCAGGCTGAGCAGCTGCGCGCCTCGCTGGATGAGGCCGCCGTCATCGGGGATCTCGCCGCGTTGGATCGCCGCCTTGGCCAGGTCATCGAGCACGCCGCGCGCGCCGGCGAAAAGGAGAACGAAAACCGCCAGCGCCGCCGCGCCGAGGCGATCGAGCGCAAGGAGGCACTCGCCTCCGAGGCCGAGGACATCGCCGAGAACTCCACCGAGTGGAAGGCCGCCGGCGATCGCATCCGCGCCATTTTAGATGAGTGGAAGGCCATCAAGGGCATCGACCGCGCCACCGACGATGCTTTGTGGAAGCGCTACTCGCGCGCCCGCGATAGCTTCAACCGCCGCCGCGGCGCGCACTTCGCGGAGCTGGATCGTAACCGTGCCTCCGCCAAGGCGAAGAAGGAAGAGCTCATCGAGCGCGCCGAGGCTTTGCAGAACTCCACGGAGTGGAAGGAGACCGCGCGCAAGTACCGCGATCTCATGTCCGAGTGGAAGGCCGCCGGGCGCGCCCAGCGCGACCAGGACGACAAGCTCTGGGACCGTTTCCGCGCCGCCCAGGACCACTTCTTCAACGCCCGCGACGCCGTCAACGCCGAGCGCGATCGCGCCTACGAGGCCAACGCCGAGGCGAAGGACGCGCTCATCGCGGAGTACTCCCCTCTCATCGAGCCGGACAAGGGCATCGATCAGGCCAAGGCGAAGCTGCGCGAGCTGCAGGACAAGTGGGACGAGATCGGCTACGTGCCGCGCAGCCGCATACGCGAGTATGAGGAGAAGATTGCGGCCGTCGAGAAGCGGGTTGCCGACGCCGAGGACGCCCGCTGGCGCCGCACCGACCCGGAGGCCGAGGCGCGGGCCGCGCAGTTCGAGAAGAAGGTCGCGGATTTCGAGGCCCAGGCCGAACAGGCCGCGCAGAAGGGTAACGAGAAGAAGGCCGCCGAGCTGAAGGCCCAGGCCGAGCAGTGGCGCCAGTTCGCGCAGACCGCGCGCCAGGCTATCGCCGGCGAGTAA
- the dapF gene encoding diaminopimelate epimerase: MRFAKGHGTQNDFVILTQAQHGLELNPELVAEICDRRRGIGADGLLNVDRRDDAWFMDYRNADGSAAEMCGNGVRVFAHWLATREGLSGDTFEILTRAGLRTVRMGQCSPTCAEVTVEMGPAEVTGVSTAQMGDFRFAGLGVDVGNPHLAAVIPGLTPTGLAELELSPPAYDEDFFPQGVNVEILTPLQDDTVHMRVIERGVGETRSCGTGTVAAARAALADAGRAEGRVSVNVPGGRVEVDIAEQCLLTGPSRILAEGEFYLLRP; encoded by the coding sequence ATCCGATTCGCCAAGGGACACGGAACGCAGAACGATTTCGTGATCCTCACCCAGGCCCAGCACGGCCTAGAGCTTAACCCAGAGCTGGTCGCCGAGATCTGCGATCGCCGCCGCGGCATAGGTGCCGACGGGCTGCTCAACGTCGATCGCCGCGACGATGCGTGGTTTATGGACTACCGCAACGCCGACGGCTCGGCCGCGGAGATGTGCGGCAACGGCGTGCGGGTCTTCGCGCACTGGCTGGCCACGCGTGAAGGGCTGTCCGGCGACACTTTCGAGATCCTCACCCGCGCGGGCCTGCGCACAGTCCGGATGGGGCAGTGCTCGCCCACCTGCGCGGAGGTGACCGTCGAGATGGGCCCGGCCGAAGTCACCGGCGTCTCCACCGCGCAGATGGGGGATTTCCGCTTCGCCGGCCTCGGGGTTGATGTGGGCAACCCGCATCTCGCGGCGGTGATCCCGGGGCTTACGCCGACCGGTCTCGCCGAGCTGGAGCTCAGCCCGCCCGCCTACGATGAAGATTTCTTCCCTCAAGGGGTCAACGTCGAGATCCTCACCCCGCTGCAGGACGATACGGTGCACATGCGCGTGATCGAGCGCGGCGTCGGCGAGACCCGCTCGTGCGGGACCGGCACCGTCGCCGCCGCCCGCGCCGCGCTCGCCGACGCCGGGCGCGCAGAAGGCCGCGTGAGCGTGAATGTCCCCGGCGGGCGGGTCGAGGTGGACATCGCCGAGCAGTGCCTGCTGACCGGCCCCTCGCGCATCCTCGCCGAGGGAGAGTTCTATCTCCTAAGGCCCTAG
- the hflX gene encoding GTPase HflX, translating into MTNPFHSDNASEHDSLIDRAFRDNAPQPAYRSDDKPAPTTGELDLEERDAFRRVTRHTGIRSTDHDDITEVEYRKLRLEQVILVGVWTEGTTAEVEASMDELAALAETAGAEILEMLYQKRDKPDPGTYIGSGKVTQLRSIVEATGADTVVVDGELSPGQMIALEDKLNTKVIDRTMLILDIFAQHAKSKEGKAQVSLAQMEYLYTRVRGWGGNLSRQAGGRAGSNGGVGLRGPGETRIEADRRRLRQEMAKLRRELRGMKTAREVKRSRRRDSTTPQIAIAGYTNAGKSSLINAMTGAGVLVEDALFATLDPTTRRAELPDGRAIVFTDTVGFVRHLPTQLVEAFKSTLEEVLGADLILHVVDGSDPFPLTQIESVNKVIYDIVKETGDEVPPEIIVINKIDQADPLVLAELRHVLDRDNVVYLSALTHAGVDELTTRIEQFLNSLDVRTTLLVPFTRGDVVSRVHEEGTVLTEDYDCAGTLLDVRLPARVAEELREFAREDA; encoded by the coding sequence ATGACGAATCCTTTCCACTCTGATAACGCATCGGAGCACGACTCACTCATTGATCGCGCCTTCCGCGACAACGCTCCGCAGCCCGCGTACCGCAGCGACGATAAGCCCGCGCCCACTACCGGCGAACTCGACCTCGAAGAGCGCGACGCTTTTCGACGCGTCACCCGCCACACCGGCATCCGCTCCACCGACCACGACGACATCACCGAGGTTGAGTACCGCAAGCTGCGCCTCGAGCAGGTCATTCTCGTCGGCGTGTGGACGGAAGGCACCACCGCCGAAGTCGAGGCCAGCATGGACGAGCTCGCCGCGCTGGCCGAGACCGCCGGCGCCGAGATCCTCGAGATGCTCTACCAGAAGCGCGACAAGCCGGACCCGGGCACCTACATCGGCTCCGGCAAGGTCACGCAGCTGCGCTCGATCGTGGAGGCGACCGGGGCGGATACCGTCGTCGTCGACGGTGAGCTCTCGCCGGGCCAGATGATCGCACTCGAGGACAAGCTCAACACCAAGGTCATCGACCGCACCATGTTGATCCTCGACATCTTCGCCCAGCACGCGAAGTCCAAGGAAGGCAAGGCGCAGGTCTCGCTCGCGCAGATGGAATACCTCTACACCCGCGTGCGCGGCTGGGGTGGCAACCTCTCGCGCCAGGCCGGTGGCCGCGCGGGCTCCAACGGCGGCGTCGGCCTGCGCGGCCCGGGTGAGACGCGTATCGAGGCCGACCGTCGGCGCCTGCGCCAGGAGATGGCGAAGCTGCGCCGCGAGCTGCGCGGCATGAAGACCGCCCGCGAGGTTAAGCGCTCGAGGCGCCGCGATTCCACCACCCCGCAGATCGCGATTGCCGGCTATACCAACGCCGGCAAGTCCTCGCTGATCAACGCGATGACCGGCGCGGGCGTGCTCGTCGAAGACGCGCTGTTTGCGACCCTGGATCCCACCACGCGTCGCGCCGAGCTTCCCGACGGCCGCGCCATCGTCTTCACCGACACCGTCGGCTTCGTGCGTCACCTGCCCACCCAGCTGGTCGAGGCGTTCAAGTCGACCCTCGAGGAGGTCTTGGGCGCCGATCTCATCCTGCATGTCGTCGACGGCTCGGATCCTTTCCCGCTCACCCAGATCGAGTCGGTGAACAAGGTCATCTACGACATCGTGAAGGAGACCGGCGATGAGGTCCCGCCGGAGATCATCGTCATCAACAAGATCGACCAGGCCGACCCCTTGGTGCTCGCCGAGCTGCGCCACGTCCTCGATCGCGACAACGTCGTTTACCTCTCCGCGCTCACCCACGCGGGCGTCGACGAGCTGACCACCCGCATCGAGCAGTTTCTGAACTCCCTCGACGTGCGCACCACGCTGCTGGTGCCCTTCACCCGCGGCGACGTCGTCTCCCGCGTGCACGAGGAGGGCACCGTGCTCACCGAGGACTACGACTGCGCCGGCACGCTTCTCGACGTCCGCCTGCCCGCCCGCGTCGCCGAGGAGTTGCGGGAGTTCGCCCGCGAGGACGCTTAG
- a CDS encoding uracil-xanthine permease family protein yields MSNSFGWSVHGDGHTISPGAVVAPDERLSWPRTVGIGMQHVVAMFGATLLVPTLTGFPVTTTLLFSGLGTIIFLLITANRLPSYLGSSFAFIAPLSASQAEGIGAQLGGVLVTGAVLTLLGVIVHFAGRRVIDAVMPPAVTGAIVALIGLNLAPTATENFSAQPLVALVTLGSILALTVLSHGIISRLSILIGVVIGWLFAWVTGALPEGAAKTIAEASWIGLPQFHAPQFHLSAILVTLPVLIVLVAENIGHVKAVGEMTRRPVDDLAGRALIGDGLATMLAGSSGGSGTTTYAENIGVMAATRVYSTAAYWVAALFAIALAFVPKFGALVTTIPVGVLGGATMLLYGMIGLLGVRIWMDNHVDFTHPVNLAAAAVALIAGIGNLTLPVFGITLEGIAWGSVGILVGYPVLMWAYHHIGEGRYTTSLKRPDQTR; encoded by the coding sequence GTGAGCAATTCTTTCGGATGGTCCGTCCACGGCGACGGGCACACGATTTCCCCCGGGGCCGTCGTCGCCCCCGACGAGCGGTTGAGCTGGCCGCGCACCGTCGGCATCGGCATGCAGCACGTGGTGGCCATGTTCGGCGCCACCCTGCTGGTGCCCACCCTCACCGGTTTCCCGGTGACCACCACGCTGTTGTTTTCCGGTCTCGGCACCATCATCTTCCTGCTGATCACCGCCAACCGCCTGCCCAGCTACCTCGGCTCCTCGTTTGCGTTCATCGCGCCGCTGTCCGCCTCCCAGGCTGAGGGCATCGGCGCCCAGCTCGGCGGCGTGCTGGTCACCGGCGCGGTGCTCACCCTCCTCGGAGTGATCGTGCACTTCGCCGGCCGGCGGGTGATCGACGCGGTCATGCCGCCGGCGGTGACCGGCGCTATCGTCGCGCTCATCGGGCTCAACCTAGCGCCGACCGCCACGGAGAACTTCTCCGCTCAACCGCTGGTGGCGCTGGTGACCCTCGGCTCCATCTTGGCGCTGACGGTGCTTAGCCACGGCATCATCTCGCGGCTGTCCATCCTGATCGGGGTGGTCATCGGCTGGCTTTTCGCGTGGGTGACCGGCGCGCTGCCGGAAGGTGCCGCGAAGACCATCGCCGAGGCCTCCTGGATTGGCCTGCCGCAGTTTCACGCTCCGCAGTTCCATCTCTCGGCGATTTTGGTCACCCTGCCGGTGCTCATCGTGCTGGTGGCCGAAAATATCGGCCACGTCAAGGCCGTCGGCGAGATGACCCGGCGTCCGGTGGATGATCTCGCCGGCCGAGCGCTCATCGGCGACGGCCTCGCCACGATGCTGGCGGGAAGCTCGGGTGGTTCGGGTACCACCACCTACGCCGAGAACATCGGCGTTATGGCGGCCACGCGCGTCTACTCGACGGCCGCCTACTGGGTGGCCGCCCTCTTCGCGATCGCGCTGGCCTTCGTGCCGAAATTCGGCGCGCTGGTGACCACCATCCCGGTCGGCGTTCTAGGAGGCGCGACCATGCTGCTCTACGGCATGATCGGCCTGCTCGGGGTGCGCATCTGGATGGATAACCACGTCGATTTCACGCACCCCGTCAACCTGGCGGCCGCGGCCGTAGCGCTCATTGCCGGCATCGGTAACCTCACCCTGCCGGTCTTCGGCATCACCTTAGAGGGGATCGCCTGGGGTTCGGTGGGCATCCTCGTGGGATACCCGGTGCTCATGTGGGCCTACCACCACATCGGGGAAGGCCGCTACACCACGAGCCTTAAGCGTCCAGATCAGACTCGATAA